The following coding sequences are from one Ruminococcus flavefaciens AE3010 window:
- a CDS encoding DUF6688 domain-containing protein: MLQSLLFYIFFFGIFLFFPMIICIRNCYFAFKYPHMTFEERSAHKYHKVSERKNDMAVILLGALFSYLWTDLFLIGFRTISIDYDEPAYVGYFHNVLHSEYGITVKITLFIALVSLTVIASFNAEKISPLPQALCFGFTALGEILFSFVIIQFSINYSVFIIPLAFYLVNLIIVTAKLTRRYIMAYLEYKENHDTVYRFKIAEKLEAKLTSAATLTAFHFLMILPAVLILIILYVILGQGPDGVIKAFTMTADWTFSKQIPPPPIDYKGHYLCTVAAGGHEKIVKPVRYGKRRGETIVVNRQLLVSNAFEDLIMERMPRFHRIVRGFYDKHGYPVSKYITTRTRADVVYFVMKPLEWLFILFLYTFDTHPENRIVVQYSDYYKK, translated from the coding sequence ATGCTTCAGAGCCTGTTATTTTATATTTTCTTCTTTGGAATATTTTTGTTTTTCCCGATGATCATTTGCATAAGGAACTGCTATTTTGCATTCAAGTATCCTCATATGACCTTTGAGGAGAGATCTGCTCACAAATATCATAAGGTTTCTGAAAGGAAAAATGATATGGCAGTTATTCTTCTGGGCGCACTTTTTTCCTATTTATGGACTGATTTATTTCTAATAGGCTTCAGAACTATCTCAATTGATTACGATGAACCTGCATATGTGGGATATTTTCATAACGTGCTGCACAGCGAATACGGGATTACAGTAAAAATAACGCTGTTTATTGCACTTGTTTCACTGACAGTCATCGCTTCTTTTAACGCAGAAAAGATCTCACCCTTACCTCAGGCTCTATGCTTTGGATTTACTGCTCTCGGAGAGATATTGTTTAGCTTCGTTATAATCCAATTTTCGATCAATTACTCTGTATTTATAATTCCTCTCGCATTTTATCTTGTCAATTTAATAATAGTAACAGCAAAACTTACAAGGAGATATATCATGGCATACCTTGAATACAAGGAGAACCATGATACGGTATACCGCTTTAAAATAGCTGAGAAGCTTGAAGCAAAACTGACAAGCGCAGCTACTCTTACTGCTTTTCACTTCCTTATGATACTTCCTGCCGTACTTATTTTAATAATATTATATGTTATTCTCGGACAGGGACCTGACGGTGTAATAAAGGCATTTACCATGACGGCAGATTGGACGTTTTCTAAGCAGATACCGCCTCCTCCTATCGACTATAAAGGGCATTATCTCTGCACTGTTGCCGCAGGGGGACATGAAAAAATAGTCAAGCCTGTACGTTACGGAAAACGCCGAGGTGAGACTATAGTTGTCAATCGTCAGCTGCTTGTTTCCAATGCCTTTGAGGATCTTATAATGGAAAGAATGCCCCGCTTCCACAGGATTGTCCGCGGCTTCTACGATAAGCACGGTTATCCTGTCTCAAAATACATAACTACCCGCACCCGTGCTGATGTAGTTTATTTTGTAATGAAGCCCCTTGAATGGCTGTTCATATTATTCCTGTACACATTTGACACTCACCCCGAAAACCGTATTGTCGTTCAGTATTCGGACTACTATAAAAAGTAA
- a CDS encoding DUF1858 domain-containing protein, giving the protein MKIDIDKVETVTPNTLIGDLVLFHPETAELLFSIGLHCLGCPSSGVETISDAATVHGLDAENLVAQLNTIIKSDSI; this is encoded by the coding sequence ATGAAAATAGATATCGACAAAGTTGAAACGGTAACTCCTAATACACTTATAGGCGATCTTGTGCTCTTTCACCCAGAGACTGCCGAACTGCTTTTCAGTATAGGTCTACACTGTCTGGGATGTCCCTCGTCGGGAGTTGAGACTATAAGCGACGCAGCGACTGTTCACGGGCTTGATGCAGAAAACCTCGTTGCACAGCTTAATACTATAATCAAATCTGACAGCATATAG
- the nifH gene encoding nitrogenase iron protein has translation MYGKGGIGKSTTTQNLTAGLVERGNKVMVVGCDPKADSTRLLLGGLAQRTVLDTLRESGEDIELEDILKEGYGGTRCVESGGPEPGVGCAGRGIITSIGLLERLGAYTGDLDYVFYDVLGDVVCGGFAMPIREGKAKEIYIVASGEMMALYAANNISKGIARYAKQGGVRLGGIICNSRNVDRERELVAAFAKELGTQLIHFVPRDNEVQRAEIHKKTVIDHKPDAKQADEYRELAKKIEENTQFVIPKPLSQERLEEILFEYGLFDSIKESNYHI, from the coding sequence ATATACGGAAAAGGCGGTATTGGTAAATCAACTACCACTCAGAATCTCACAGCAGGACTTGTTGAACGAGGTAACAAGGTAATGGTTGTTGGCTGTGATCCGAAAGCTGACTCAACAAGACTTCTTCTCGGCGGACTTGCACAGAGAACGGTTCTTGATACTCTCCGTGAAAGTGGCGAGGATATAGAGCTTGAAGACATACTCAAGGAAGGCTACGGTGGCACACGTTGCGTTGAATCAGGCGGTCCCGAACCAGGCGTAGGCTGCGCAGGACGCGGTATCATAACATCTATCGGACTTCTTGAACGTCTCGGAGCTTATACCGGCGACCTCGACTATGTATTCTATGACGTTCTCGGCGACGTTGTATGCGGAGGTTTCGCAATGCCTATCCGTGAGGGAAAAGCAAAGGAAATTTACATCGTCGCAAGCGGCGAAATGATGGCTCTTTACGCGGCAAATAATATCTCAAAGGGTATTGCAAGGTATGCAAAGCAGGGCGGTGTTCGTCTCGGCGGTATAATCTGCAACAGCCGTAATGTTGACCGTGAGCGTGAACTTGTAGCGGCTTTTGCAAAGGAACTCGGTACACAACTGATACACTTTGTTCCTCGTGACAACGAGGTACAGAGAGCAGAGATTCACAAAAAAACAGTTATCGACCACAAGCCTGATGCAAAACAGGCTGACGAATATCGCGAGCTTGCAAAAAAGATAGAGGAGAACACACAGTTTGTTATACCGAAGCCCCTCTCTCAGGAGCGACTTGAAGAAATACTCTTTGAATACGGACTTTTTGATTCTATCAAGGAAAGTAATTATCACATCTGA
- a CDS encoding aldo/keto reductase: MQGGIVKAIGVSNFYPAILANLCENVDIIPAVNQVELHPFFQQENALATMKEYGVAPQAWGPLAEGKHGIFSHPVLSEIGSKYGKTAAQIALKWNTQRGVSILPKSVHVERMEQNIDIWDFTLTDEDMQKIAEFDLGHSEIVNHDDPGFVKMLNSLKA, translated from the coding sequence TTGCAAGGGGGAATCGTCAAAGCAATCGGCGTTTCCAATTTCTATCCTGCTATCCTTGCAAATCTCTGCGAGAATGTGGATATCATTCCTGCGGTAAATCAGGTAGAGCTTCACCCGTTCTTCCAGCAGGAAAATGCCCTTGCGACAATGAAGGAATACGGCGTTGCACCGCAGGCGTGGGGACCGCTTGCCGAGGGTAAGCACGGCATCTTCTCTCACCCTGTTCTCTCGGAAATTGGCAGTAAGTACGGCAAGACCGCTGCTCAGATCGCACTGAAATGGAACACACAGCGTGGTGTATCCATTTTGCCGAAGTCTGTTCATGTAGAGCGTATGGAGCAGAATATCGACATCTGGGACTTCACACTTACCGATGAGGATATGCAGAAGATCGCAGAGTTTGACCTTGGTCACAGCGAGATAGTAAATCACGATGATCCGGGATTTGTAAAAATGCTGAACAGTTTGAAGGCGTGA
- a CDS encoding CotH kinase family protein has protein sequence MKHNKLLSGLIALFLTASAVPYQGTAVHDGTKYASHRGADKFTLTAAAADNCQIFREQDLKNFQNYLLGKNTDENLDGKQYDLNNDGVWDVFDLCQMRKKVVSHQQSGTSELYINEVCSTNKKSIKAADGTSPDWIELYNAGDNVCDLSGIGVSDGDKNRYKFTFPQGTTLGVGKYIIIFCDDTDSATGELHAAFKISAAGETIYLTSPDGTELDKLELPELDTDVTFGRTPDGSDSLALLKPTPGSSNSLAEVVYRVEKPVFSSEGGFYDSAFDLAISGSSGSTVLYTLDGSDPRTSGSAKKYQGSISIRNNTNDTNQLASIRDISLRGYEPPNFAVDKGMVVRAVCRDSNGLYSDVATNSYFVGKNASYYKDMKVLSISTDSINFFDKEKGIYMIGDQYYRWKNSGSFDPNLDVGSNENPTNYNSEGKEWERPCNIQVFEQGKLKFTEDVGVRIAGNWSAAFPQKSMTFYARRDYGANKIQYDFFEGGATDIDGAKIKEYKKVTIRNGGNAYDNCRFRDDLNQSLAEGLSLGKQAKQDYIVFLDGEFWGTYSMQEKLDENYLESHYHVDSDRITTVKNGYEYSGLDSAYQDFKQFWNWAMSANMSDPSNYKRVCDTLDINGLIDFIAFENYIANWDCIINSNNWMIWRSDETDSSNPYMDGKWRFLLFDTEYSSGYDGQCSFRRDCFKDMDKSGKITSISSLFNKLMNNNEFKQQFYSRYKEIMNDNFDNSKVSAKIDSYAAATKDAVNDTFRRFGICSNYDSCIKMIRNFYKNRAKYAEHHLNLLYGINDNWQDDPNMIDQFGWSVWMNDGVGSIEYNDDGSITVNVSKTGQYAQVSSSTVSLQAGKTYRMTYKISTSQNINTYTMFQQGYGEYKSYSYHEHTFTPNVQTITDTVTMTQSDDNVKFLIGLDKGTGIYRISDFSLICIN, from the coding sequence ATGAAGCATAATAAGCTGTTGTCCGGTCTGATAGCTCTCTTTCTGACGGCATCTGCCGTTCCGTATCAGGGAACTGCTGTTCATGACGGCACAAAATATGCTTCTCACAGAGGAGCAGACAAATTCACACTGACAGCTGCGGCGGCAGATAACTGTCAGATATTCCGTGAACAGGATCTGAAGAATTTTCAGAATTATTTGCTCGGAAAAAATACTGATGAAAACCTTGACGGAAAACAGTATGATCTTAATAATGATGGTGTATGGGATGTTTTTGACCTGTGTCAGATGAGAAAAAAGGTCGTATCCCATCAGCAGAGCGGTACATCGGAACTATATATCAACGAAGTATGCTCTACAAACAAAAAATCAATAAAGGCAGCTGATGGAACATCACCCGACTGGATCGAATTGTATAATGCGGGTGACAATGTCTGTGATCTCAGCGGAATCGGAGTTTCAGACGGTGACAAAAACCGTTACAAGTTCACATTTCCACAGGGAACGACGCTTGGCGTCGGTAAATATATCATCATTTTCTGTGATGATACCGACTCAGCAACAGGTGAGCTTCATGCTGCTTTTAAAATTAGCGCAGCAGGAGAAACCATATACCTGACTTCACCTGACGGTACGGAGCTTGACAAGCTTGAGCTCCCTGAGCTTGATACTGATGTTACCTTCGGAAGAACCCCCGACGGCTCTGACAGTCTGGCATTACTGAAGCCCACACCCGGATCTTCTAACAGCTTAGCTGAAGTGGTATACCGTGTTGAAAAGCCTGTATTCTCATCAGAAGGAGGCTTCTATGATTCTGCATTCGATCTTGCTATTTCAGGCAGCAGCGGCTCCACTGTGCTTTATACACTTGACGGTTCGGATCCGCGCACCTCGGGTTCAGCAAAAAAGTATCAGGGAAGTATCAGCATACGCAATAACACCAATGATACCAATCAGCTCGCTTCTATCCGTGATATTTCTCTCAGAGGCTATGAGCCTCCGAATTTCGCAGTGGATAAGGGCATGGTAGTTAGAGCGGTATGCAGGGACAGCAACGGACTTTACAGCGACGTAGCAACAAACAGTTACTTTGTCGGAAAAAACGCCTCATATTACAAGGATATGAAAGTGCTTTCAATCTCCACTGACAGCATTAATTTCTTTGATAAGGAAAAAGGTATATATATGATCGGTGATCAGTATTACCGCTGGAAGAACAGTGGCAGCTTTGATCCCAATCTTGATGTGGGAAGCAACGAAAATCCGACGAATTACAACTCGGAGGGCAAGGAATGGGAGCGCCCCTGCAATATACAAGTATTTGAACAGGGTAAGCTCAAGTTTACAGAAGATGTTGGAGTCCGCATAGCTGGAAACTGGTCTGCCGCATTCCCTCAAAAGAGCATGACGTTCTATGCACGCCGTGACTACGGTGCAAATAAAATACAGTATGATTTCTTCGAGGGCGGTGCCACAGATATTGACGGCGCAAAGATCAAGGAATATAAAAAGGTAACTATCCGAAATGGCGGAAATGCTTATGATAACTGCCGTTTCCGTGATGACCTGAACCAGTCCCTCGCAGAAGGACTATCACTCGGTAAACAGGCAAAGCAGGATTATATTGTCTTCCTTGATGGAGAATTCTGGGGTACCTATTCAATGCAGGAAAAGCTTGACGAGAACTATCTTGAATCACATTATCATGTGGATTCCGACCGTATAACTACTGTAAAGAATGGTTACGAGTATTCGGGACTTGATTCGGCATATCAGGATTTCAAGCAGTTCTGGAACTGGGCTATGTCCGCAAATATGTCAGATCCTTCAAATTATAAAAGGGTATGCGATACTCTGGATATTAACGGCTTGATTGACTTTATCGCTTTTGAAAACTATATCGCAAACTGGGACTGCATTATTAATAGCAATAACTGGATGATATGGCGTTCAGACGAGACCGATAGCTCAAATCCATATATGGATGGTAAATGGCGTTTCCTGCTATTTGATACGGAGTATTCTTCAGGCTATGACGGACAGTGCTCATTCCGCCGTGACTGCTTCAAGGATATGGACAAATCAGGAAAAATCACCAGTATTTCCTCACTATTCAACAAGCTGATGAACAATAACGAATTCAAGCAGCAGTTTTATAGCCGATACAAGGAGATAATGAATGATAACTTCGATAATTCTAAGGTATCAGCAAAGATAGACTCATATGCTGCCGCAACAAAAGATGCTGTTAATGATACTTTCCGCAGATTTGGCATATGTTCAAACTATGACAGTTGCATTAAAATGATCCGCAATTTCTACAAGAACAGAGCGAAATATGCAGAACACCATCTCAATCTCCTCTATGGAATAAATGATAACTGGCAGGACGATCCGAATATGATAGATCAGTTCGGCTGGAGCGTCTGGATGAATGATGGTGTCGGCTCTATCGAGTACAATGATGACGGAAGCATAACTGTCAATGTATCAAAGACAGGGCAGTATGCGCAGGTAAGCAGCAGCACAGTTTCACTTCAGGCAGGAAAGACCTACCGCATGACTTACAAGATCAGTACTTCACAGAACATAAACACTTATACGATGTTCCAGCAGGGCTACGGAGAGTATAAGAGCTATTCCTACCATGAGCATACGTTCACTCCTAACGTTCAGACTATCACTGACACAGTAACTATGACTCAGTCAGATGACAATGTCAAGTTCCTTATCGGACTGGATAAGGGAACCGGAATATATCGTATTTCTGATTTCTCACTTATTTGCATCAATTGA
- a CDS encoding GGDEF domain-containing protein, with product MSEYFIYYVTSNIVGCIIFGIMLAHDRLSIDKQEKQLKYDHALIAFMLYFLSDAIWSGVDSGVFPVNTFTVLTTNFMNFFIMTVITSRWLMYAMTVEQLPIRNKRTTKILILIPFIVSVIGVVITYIFAPDLLLDENLKNTKFYDAYLVSIPYIYIIAAIIYAMKKAIREKNPIEKKNHLYIGLFPIMVLVAGLAQIILMPQLPVFCFSCTILMLIYYIQSMDAQISIDPLTRLNNRGQLIRFVSQSSNLNIDGRKTFVIMMDINDFKMINDTYGHDEGDNALIIVAGSLTSALQNHSFPTFLGRYGGDEFVLIVHPVTEDEMKELLSEIRECIIQKCIDENKPYILSIGIGFDEFLGGQDTFSECMQRADSKLYLDKEYCKSNGKSTICK from the coding sequence TTGTCAGAATATTTTATTTATTATGTTACATCTAATATTGTAGGCTGCATAATATTTGGCATCATGCTTGCGCATGACCGATTAAGCATTGATAAACAGGAGAAACAACTGAAATATGACCATGCGCTTATAGCGTTTATGCTATATTTTTTATCAGATGCAATATGGTCAGGCGTGGATTCTGGAGTATTTCCGGTAAATACATTTACAGTCTTGACGACTAATTTTATGAATTTTTTCATTATGACAGTAATCACATCGAGATGGTTAATGTATGCAATGACGGTGGAACAGTTACCGATAAGGAACAAACGAACTACGAAAATATTAATTCTTATACCATTTATTGTTTCAGTTATAGGTGTTGTTATAACATATATATTTGCACCTGATCTTCTTTTAGACGAAAACTTAAAAAACACAAAATTTTATGATGCATATCTTGTTAGTATTCCATACATTTATATTATAGCTGCTATCATATATGCAATGAAGAAAGCCATAAGAGAGAAAAATCCGATAGAAAAGAAGAACCACTTGTACATAGGTCTTTTTCCTATTATGGTTCTTGTGGCCGGACTTGCGCAAATTATATTGATGCCCCAGCTTCCGGTATTCTGTTTCAGCTGTACGATACTTATGCTTATTTATTATATTCAGTCTATGGATGCTCAGATATCTATAGATCCTCTCACAAGGCTGAACAACAGAGGCCAGCTTATACGTTTTGTTTCACAGAGTTCAAATCTGAATATAGATGGCCGAAAAACTTTTGTCATAATGATGGATATAAATGATTTCAAAATGATCAATGACACATATGGTCATGATGAAGGAGATAATGCTTTGATAATTGTGGCCGGCTCTTTGACATCGGCACTTCAGAATCACAGTTTTCCTACATTTCTCGGGCGTTACGGCGGTGATGAATTTGTGTTGATCGTACATCCTGTAACAGAAGACGAAATGAAGGAACTACTGAGTGAAATCAGAGAATGTATTATACAAAAGTGTATAGATGAGAACAAGCCCTATATATTGTCAATTGGAATAGGATTTGATGAATTTCTTGGGGGACAGGATACTTTTTCTGAGTGTATGCAGCGTGCCGACAGCAAGCTTTATCTTGACAAGGAGTACTGCAAGAGTAATGGAAAAAGTACGATTTGTAAATAA
- a CDS encoding sensor domain-containing phosphodiesterase — protein sequence MKERAFFERIAIPHILFSNKDGNIKAELVSDSLCSIVGIDRDSILNSAMRLIHPDDAECLSVSFRRFIDDHSSLDVMIRVFDKNINSYKLMHGEGLWQLLEDGSEMILFYFDNSRTIQSGIRHIYSCLSEKDPNKDYNDAVTGLPNLKYMRRLAGEKLKSFGNCETKQVLIYIGVKSMRSYNDRYGYDKGDNLMFLIARSIKEEFPFSFCGRAVEDHFVIMDEFHGYDDVINKINSVNQKVISKAYGITEGIRAGAYVVNPEIKAMNAFDHVRQALKDIGKDMNVVCKFYSDERDGELMAERHIIESFEDAMEKQIIRVFYHPILDTKTQKLYAFEALARWRDPDHGMISPGDFIPVLSRYHLLYKLDLYMVEQVCREFEVRKEAGLPMVPVSINFSAQDFDYVDVSVKLKAIAEKYGISANDIIVEITEQDIAKGTNSFKKQLYSIRENGHRLWIDDFGSGYSSLNVLGQYEIDRIKFDMALLRHLDDNNGKNRRIMKAMVNMCKELEINTLAEGVETEPQLKFLQEIDCELAQGFYFLRPESIEEIIKYINGDNM from the coding sequence ATGAAAGAACGTGCTTTTTTTGAGCGAATAGCTATACCTCATATATTATTCTCAAATAAAGACGGAAATATCAAAGCTGAGCTTGTGAGTGACAGCTTATGTAGCATTGTAGGTATTGACAGGGATAGTATCCTGAATAGTGCTATGAGATTGATTCATCCTGATGATGCAGAGTGCTTGTCGGTAAGTTTCAGAAGATTTATTGATGATCACAGCAGTCTTGATGTTATGATTAGAGTCTTTGATAAAAATATAAACAGCTACAAACTGATGCATGGAGAAGGTTTATGGCAGCTTTTGGAAGACGGTAGCGAGATGATATTGTTCTATTTCGACAATTCAAGAACGATTCAGAGCGGTATAAGACATATTTATAGCTGCCTTAGTGAAAAAGATCCAAATAAAGATTACAATGACGCTGTGACCGGACTTCCGAATCTGAAGTATATGCGCAGGCTTGCAGGCGAAAAACTTAAAAGTTTCGGTAATTGCGAAACGAAACAGGTTTTGATATATATCGGTGTTAAATCCATGCGTTCATATAATGATCGTTACGGATATGACAAAGGCGATAACCTTATGTTTCTTATCGCAAGGAGTATAAAAGAGGAGTTTCCTTTTTCGTTCTGCGGACGTGCTGTGGAAGATCATTTTGTTATAATGGATGAGTTTCACGGATATGACGATGTGATAAATAAAATAAATTCTGTAAATCAAAAGGTTATATCAAAGGCTTACGGTATAACAGAGGGGATTCGCGCAGGTGCTTATGTTGTAAATCCTGAAATCAAGGCAATGAATGCTTTTGATCATGTAAGGCAGGCTCTTAAAGATATCGGTAAGGATATGAATGTAGTTTGCAAATTCTATTCAGATGAGCGTGACGGTGAACTGATGGCTGAGCGTCATATCATCGAAAGTTTTGAAGATGCAATGGAAAAACAGATTATAAGAGTTTTCTATCATCCTATTCTTGATACAAAAACACAGAAGCTTTATGCATTTGAGGCGCTTGCAAGATGGAGAGATCCGGATCACGGCATGATATCCCCAGGAGATTTTATCCCTGTTCTTTCACGTTATCATCTTCTTTATAAGCTTGATCTTTATATGGTTGAGCAGGTGTGTAGGGAGTTTGAGGTCAGAAAAGAAGCAGGTCTTCCTATGGTACCTGTATCTATTAATTTCTCAGCACAGGATTTTGACTATGTTGATGTGTCTGTTAAACTGAAGGCAATAGCAGAAAAATATGGTATTAGCGCAAATGATATTATAGTTGAGATAACAGAACAGGATATAGCAAAAGGTACAAACAGCTTTAAAAAGCAGCTTTATAGTATCCGTGAAAATGGTCATCGACTATGGATAGATGATTTTGGAAGCGGCTATTCTTCACTTAATGTTCTTGGGCAGTATGAGATAGACAGGATCAAGTTCGATATGGCATTACTGCGTCATCTTGATGATAATAACGGAAAAAACCGCCGTATTATGAAGGCAATGGTCAATATGTGTAAAGAGCTTGAGATAAATACATTGGCTGAGGGTGTAGAAACTGAGCCACAGCTTAAGTTTCTGCAAGAGATAGATTGTGAGTTGGCACAGGGATTTTATTTCTTACGTCCCGAATCTATTGAGGAAATTATTAAATACATAAACGGTGATAATATGTAA
- the pdxS gene encoding pyridoxal 5'-phosphate synthase lyase subunit PdxS produces MEERYQLNKELAQMLKGGVIMDVTTPEQAVIAQEAGACAVMALERIPADIRAAGGVSRMSDPAMIRSIQEAVTIPVMAKCRIGHFAEAQILEAIEIDYIDESEVLSPADDVYHVDKRQFKVPFVCGARDLGEALRRIAEGASMIRTKGEPGTGDIVQAVRHMRMMNSQIRHAVSLSEDELYEEAKKLQVPYDLLKQVHDSGRLPVVNFAAGGVATPADAALMMQLGAEGVFVGSGIFKSGNPVKRASAIVQAVTNYTDAKLLAELSSGLGEAMVGINEQEIKLIMEERGK; encoded by the coding sequence ATGGAAGAAAGATACCAGTTAAACAAGGAGCTCGCACAAATGCTCAAAGGCGGAGTGATAATGGACGTCACAACTCCCGAACAGGCAGTCATAGCTCAGGAAGCAGGCGCTTGTGCTGTAATGGCACTTGAACGTATACCGGCTGACATCAGAGCCGCAGGCGGTGTATCGAGAATGAGTGATCCTGCTATGATACGTTCCATACAGGAGGCTGTGACTATTCCTGTCATGGCAAAATGTCGTATCGGTCACTTTGCAGAAGCTCAGATACTTGAAGCAATAGAGATAGACTACATTGACGAAAGCGAAGTCCTTTCTCCTGCCGACGATGTTTACCACGTTGATAAGCGGCAGTTCAAAGTACCGTTCGTCTGCGGTGCAAGAGACCTCGGAGAAGCTCTGCGCCGTATTGCCGAGGGAGCTTCAATGATACGCACAAAGGGCGAACCGGGCACGGGCGATATCGTGCAGGCTGTCAGACATATGAGAATGATGAATTCGCAGATACGCCACGCAGTATCTCTCAGTGAGGATGAACTGTATGAAGAAGCAAAGAAGCTGCAGGTGCCATATGATCTGCTGAAACAAGTTCATGACAGCGGCAGGCTCCCTGTTGTTAATTTTGCTGCAGGCGGTGTGGCAACTCCTGCTGATGCAGCTCTTATGATGCAGCTCGGAGCAGAGGGTGTGTTTGTAGGTTCAGGTATATTCAAATCAGGCAATCCCGTAAAACGTGCTTCGGCAATCGTTCAGGCTGTGACAAACTATACAGACGCAAAGCTGTTAGCAGAGCTTTCATCAGGACTTGGCGAAGCAATGGTCGGTATCAATGAACAGGAAATAAAGCTCATCATGGAAGAAAGGGGCAAATAA
- the pdxT gene encoding pyridoxal 5'-phosphate synthase glutaminase subunit PdxT: protein MRIGVLALQGAFAEHISKLKQINVEAFEIRQLKDISGHFDGLILPGGESTAMRKLLGDLSLYGPLKEMIQNGLPVFGTCAGMILLAKEIEDEEPCFGTLDITVKRNAYGRQLGSFRCVDEFAGKEIEMPSIRAPYAERVGEGVNVLSRIKGKIVAVQQDNQLATAFHPELTNDTSVYEYFIKMVENRR, encoded by the coding sequence ATGCGTATAGGTGTTCTTGCCCTTCAGGGAGCATTTGCAGAGCATATATCCAAGCTGAAACAGATAAATGTTGAAGCATTTGAGATCCGTCAGCTAAAAGACATAAGCGGACATTTTGACGGACTTATCCTCCCCGGCGGTGAAAGTACAGCTATGCGAAAGCTGTTAGGTGATCTCTCTCTGTATGGACCGCTGAAAGAAATGATACAGAACGGCTTGCCTGTATTCGGGACCTGCGCCGGAATGATACTGCTCGCCAAAGAAATAGAGGACGAAGAGCCCTGCTTCGGAACCCTTGATATTACCGTAAAACGAAACGCTTACGGCAGACAGCTCGGCAGTTTTCGCTGTGTTGATGAGTTTGCAGGAAAAGAAATTGAAATGCCGTCTATCCGTGCGCCCTATGCAGAACGTGTTGGAGAGGGTGTGAACGTGCTTTCCAGAATCAAAGGAAAAATAGTTGCTGTACAGCAGGATAATCAGCTTGCGACAGCCTTCCACCCTGAACTTACCAATGATACGTCTGTATACGAATATTTCATCAAAATGGTTGAAAACCGCCGGTAA